One stretch of Miscanthus floridulus cultivar M001 chromosome 18, ASM1932011v1, whole genome shotgun sequence DNA includes these proteins:
- the LOC136519669 gene encoding aspartyl protease family protein At5g10770-like, translated as MPLAHRHGPCAPASVAATNRPSRAEMLRRDRARRNHILRKASGRRITLSDVGVSIPTSLGAAVDSLEYVVTLGFGTPAVSQVLLIDTGSDLSWVQCQPCNSSTCYPQKDPLFDPSASSSYAPIPCDSKACRDLDTDTYANGCTNSSGTSLCQYRVQYGNGDITVGVYSTETLTLSPQVSVKNFSFGCGLVQRGTFDLFDGLLGLGGAPESLVSQTAETYGGAFSYCLPAGNSTTGFLALGAPSNNTAGFLFTPLHSVPQVPTFYLVNLTGISVGGTQLDIQPTVFSGGMIIDSGTVVTILPETAYSALRTAFRSAMSAYPLLPPNNDEDLDTCYNFTGNSNVTVPTVALTYDGGVTIDLDVPSGVLLDGCLAFVRGPPDGHIGIIGNVNQRTFEVLYDSGRGHVGFRPGAC; from the coding sequence ATGCCGCTGGCGCACCGGCACGGACCGTGCGCGCCGGCATCGGTGGCGGCCACGAACAGGCCGTCCCGAGCCGAGATGCTTCGCCGGGACCGCGCTCGCAGGAACCATATCTTGCGCAAGGCATCAGGGCGCAGGATCACGCTGTCCGACGTGGGCGTGAGCATCCCGACGTCCCTGGGCGCCGCCGTGGACTCTCTGGAGTACGTCGTCACGCTGGGCTTCGGCACGCCGGCTGTGTCGCAGGTCCTCCTCATCGACACCGGCAGCGACCTGTCGTGGGTGCAGTGCCAGCCCTGCAACTCCTCCACGTGCTACCCGCAGAAGGACCCCCTGTTCGACCCGAGCGCGTCGTCCTCGTACGCGCCCATCCCGTGCGACTCCAAAGCGTGCAGGGACCTTGACACCGACACCTACGCCAATGGCTGCACCAACTCCAGTGGCACCTCCCTGTGCCAGTACAGGGTCCAGTACGGCAACGGGGACATCACAGTGGGGGTGTACAGCACGGAGACGCTGACGCTGAGCCCACAGGTTTCGGTCAAGAACTTCAGCTTCGGCTGCGGCTTGGTCCAGCGTGGCACGTTCGACCTGTTCGACGGCCTCCTCGGGCTCGGCGGCGCCCCAGAGTCGCTCGTCTCGCAGACGGCGGAGACATACGGCGGCGCCTTCTCGTACTGCCTCCCGGCGGGCAACAGCACCACCGGGTTCCTCGCGCTCGGCGCGCCCAGCAACAACACGGCAGGGTTCCTGTTCACGCCGCTGCACAGCGTGCCTCAGGTGCCGACGTTTTACTTGGTCAATCTCACCGGTATCAGCGTCGGAGGGACGCAGCTCGACATACAGCCGACCGTGTTCTCCGGAGGCATGATCATAGACTCCGGCACGGTCGTCACGATTCTCCCGGAGACGGCCTACTCGGCGCTGCGGACAGCCTTCCGGAGCGCCATGTCCGCGTACCCGCTCTTGCCACCGAACAACGACGAGGATCTCGACACGTGCTACAACTTCACCGGCAACAGCAACGTGACGGTGCCGACCGTTGCCCTCACGTACGACGGCGGTGTCACGATCGACCTCGACGTGCCTTCGGGGGTTCTGCTCGACGGCTGCCTTGCGTTCGTCCGAGGGCCCCCGGATGGCCATATCGGAATCATTGGCAATGTCAACCAGCGCACGTTCGAGGTGCTGTACGATTCTGGCCGCGGACACGTCGGATTCCGGCCAGGCGCTTGCTGA